The Patescibacteria group bacterium genome window below encodes:
- the radA gene encoding DNA repair protein RadA has protein sequence MPKNLSLYVCTACDAQSAKWQGRCTECGAWGSLVPTEQSSSTSSKEAEVVLLSSAKQANLNRLKTEVKEIDRVFGGGLVVGSLTLLAGEPGIGKSTLVAQIANNLSKNHKIIYVSGEESLGQIRMRLERLNCDLSKFNCITDTDIEAVAKAIEKNHPSLVIIDSIQTVHSPLIPQEAGSLNQIRAAASRCLETAKKNDIAMILIGHITKDGNLAGPKSLEHLVDTVLYLEQENSGGYQVLRAAKNRFGSTDEIGLLEMTGLGFKEVTNPTAISLKDENLKISGSAVGCIIEGSRPFLVEIQALVTKTVFGYPQRKTSGFDLNRLQVLAAVINKRTKFNLSNQDIILNVVGGFKTTDPALDAAVCAAVISSFLDRPLPTGRLIMGEVGLGGEIRAIPQTTLRLKEGLKLGFSEAALPRPEKSVKIEQKQIKKLEDLNALFS, from the coding sequence ATGCCTAAAAACTTATCTCTTTATGTTTGCACCGCCTGCGATGCACAATCCGCCAAGTGGCAAGGTCGTTGCACAGAGTGTGGTGCTTGGGGCTCTTTAGTACCCACCGAACAATCTTCTTCTACTTCATCTAAAGAGGCTGAGGTTGTTTTATTATCCTCAGCTAAGCAAGCTAATCTTAATCGTCTAAAAACCGAAGTTAAAGAAATAGACAGAGTTTTCGGAGGTGGTCTAGTAGTTGGTTCATTAACTCTTTTAGCCGGCGAACCGGGTATTGGAAAGTCCACCCTGGTAGCGCAGATTGCCAATAATTTATCTAAAAATCATAAAATAATTTACGTTTCCGGCGAAGAATCTTTAGGGCAAATAAGGATGAGACTTGAAAGACTTAATTGTGACTTATCTAAGTTTAATTGTATTACTGATACGGACATTGAAGCAGTGGCTAAGGCTATAGAAAAGAATCACCCTTCGTTGGTGATTATAGATTCAATCCAAACAGTACATAGTCCACTAATACCGCAAGAAGCCGGTAGTCTTAATCAAATTAGAGCCGCCGCCTCTCGTTGTTTGGAAACAGCTAAGAAAAATGATATAGCTATGATCTTAATCGGTCATATTACCAAAGATGGTAATTTAGCTGGTCCAAAATCTCTTGAGCATCTGGTAGACACTGTCCTTTATCTTGAACAAGAAAACTCCGGTGGATACCAAGTCTTAAGAGCAGCTAAAAATCGTTTTGGTTCAACCGATGAAATAGGTCTTTTGGAAATGACCGGTCTTGGCTTTAAAGAAGTAACCAATCCAACAGCTATCTCGTTAAAAGATGAAAATCTAAAGATTAGCGGATCGGCCGTGGGTTGTATTATTGAGGGCAGTCGTCCATTTTTAGTGGAAATCCAAGCCCTAGTAACTAAAACCGTTTTCGGTTATCCGCAAAGAAAAACCTCAGGCTTTGACCTAAACAGACTGCAAGTTTTAGCCGCCGTTATTAATAAAAGAACCAAGTTTAATTTAAGTAATCAAGATATTATTCTTAACGTAGTTGGAGGATTTAAAACCACGGATCCAGCCTTGGATGCGGCGGTTTGCGCAGCGGTTATTTCCTCCTTTTTAGATCGCCCTCTCCCCACTGGGCGCCTAATCATGGGTGAAGTTGGCTTAGGTGGAGAGATAAGAGCCATTCCACAAACAACGCTGCGTCTTAAAGAGGGCCTTAAGTTAGGCTTTAGTGAAGCCGCTCTACCTCGTCCGGAAAAAAGTGTTAAAATTGAACAAAAACAAATTAAGAAACTGGAAGATCTTAACGCTTTATTTTCTTAG
- the pilM gene encoding type IV pilus assembly protein PilM: MGLFSSSPQGYLGIDISAPSVKVVELRRNGGKVALATYGFSERFADAVTPNQAQLDVVKTSDLIKKICHKAKTSSNSVLVSLPTFSVFSSIININDSVAKKDITAAINWEAKKVIPLPLQDIVLDWQKISFGATEEEKGSSRILLTGAPKALIQNYVSVFKAAEMNLLSLETEIFALIRSLLGNDRSPVMIVQLGSTTTNIFVVDKSVPVINRSIAAGGINITQAIAAQANIPLIQAEQFKHDLVHKQDPDGQVMPAMIIEALAPVVNEIKYILDVFGGKDGRRVEKIMLTGGGALLPGLSDYLSDYFNINTVVGDPWFRIAYPFELKPILEKIGPRMAVAIGLAMREFDRN, encoded by the coding sequence ATGGGACTATTTTCTTCTTCGCCCCAAGGTTACTTGGGCATTGACATTAGTGCTCCTAGCGTTAAGGTGGTAGAGCTAAGACGCAATGGCGGCAAGGTGGCTTTAGCTACCTACGGTTTTAGCGAACGCTTCGCTGATGCGGTAACGCCTAATCAGGCACAGCTCGATGTTGTTAAAACCTCTGATTTGATCAAAAAGATTTGCCATAAGGCAAAAACTTCTTCAAATTCGGTTTTGGTTTCCTTGCCGACTTTTTCGGTTTTTTCTTCAATTATTAACATTAACGATAGCGTGGCTAAAAAAGATATTACAGCTGCTATTAACTGGGAGGCTAAAAAGGTTATTCCTTTGCCGTTGCAAGACATTGTTTTAGATTGGCAGAAGATTAGCTTTGGTGCCACCGAAGAAGAAAAGGGTAGTAGCCGTATTCTGTTAACTGGAGCCCCTAAAGCCTTGATCCAAAATTATGTGAGTGTCTTTAAAGCGGCTGAAATGAACTTGTTAAGTTTAGAAACGGAGATTTTTGCTCTAATTCGTTCTTTGTTAGGTAATGACAGATCCCCGGTAATGATTGTGCAACTTGGTTCAACCACCACTAATATTTTTGTAGTGGATAAAAGCGTACCGGTTATTAATAGAAGTATTGCCGCTGGCGGTATTAATATTACCCAAGCGATTGCTGCCCAAGCTAATATTCCTTTAATTCAAGCGGAGCAGTTTAAACATGACTTAGTTCACAAACAAGATCCGGACGGGCAAGTTATGCCGGCTATGATTATAGAAGCGTTAGCACCGGTGGTTAATGAAATAAAATATATTTTGGATGTTTTTGGTGGCAAAGACGGACGTCGGGTGGAAAAAATAATGTTAACCGGTGGCGGTGCTCTTTTGCCTGGTCTGTCAGATTACTTGAGTGATTATTTTAATATTAATACAGTGGTCGGAGACCCCTGGTTTAGAATAGCTTATCCTTTTGAACTTAAGCCCATTCTTGAGAAAATAGGTCCTCGTATGGCAGTGGCCATTGGTCTAGCTATGCGGGAGTTTGATAGGAATTAG